A single genomic interval of Litoreibacter ponti harbors:
- a CDS encoding SH3 domain-containing protein, with protein MTRWVALLCAWALPAVAQDTPDPGFPAIYTVTGVASDDALNVRAAPNVRAELLGTLAHDDDWVEVLALSREGRWAQINIGERAGWVSTRFLGAREVPTNSLGLPETLVCLGNEPFWQVRLAPSAFILSTPDERGAQPLTFVAPSPENVDLTQTGLLFDWGFSDSSVRGRILPGSCSDGMSDRRYGLHYVDPVLGHGCCSIDE; from the coding sequence ATGACGCGGTGGGTGGCGCTGCTGTGTGCGTGGGCGCTGCCCGCCGTCGCGCAGGACACGCCCGACCCGGGATTTCCGGCGATCTACACGGTGACAGGAGTGGCCTCGGACGATGCGCTCAACGTGCGTGCCGCGCCGAATGTGCGCGCCGAGCTGTTGGGCACGCTTGCCCATGACGACGACTGGGTCGAGGTACTTGCCCTCAGCCGCGAAGGCCGCTGGGCGCAGATCAATATCGGCGAGCGGGCGGGGTGGGTTTCGACTAGATTTCTCGGCGCGCGCGAGGTGCCGACCAACAGTCTTGGGCTGCCCGAGACGCTTGTGTGCCTTGGAAATGAGCCGTTCTGGCAAGTTCGGCTCGCGCCTTCGGCCTTCATTCTGTCCACCCCCGATGAGCGAGGCGCGCAGCCGCTGACTTTTGTGGCCCCAAGCCCCGAGAATGTCGATCTGACCCAGACCGGCCTGCTGTTCGACTGGGGCTTTTCGGACAGCTCTGTGCGGGGCCGCATCCTGCCCGGGTCTTGCTCCGACGGAATGTCCGACCGGCGCTATGGGCTGCACTACGTCGACCCCGTGCTGGGCCATGGCTGCTGCTCCATCGACGAATAG
- a CDS encoding Ppx/GppA family phosphatase gives MDGLLDDDGPFGRPLFNDPKAKALKRVGAIDVGSNSVRMVVFDGAARSPAYFFNEKVMAGLGAGVSETGHLNPEGRVRALAALKRFALLARGMGVAPMTCVATAAVRDASDGEEFRQEVLEQTGLNLWVAEGVEEARLSAQGVFLGWPEARGLMCDIGGSSMELAELGDGIVGRRVSSQIGPLKLLEIKGGAKARKKLIDETIDGLRAEIDGDYKTLFLVGGSWRAIARLDMERRGYPLKVLHEYRMSAKSILQTVKWLQGKSVEELRAMTGNSEARMRLVPTASQVLKSLIQRFKPKSVAVSSYGIREGLLYEQMPFELKRRDPLIEACRFDEAMNARIPGFGKFLFRFIEPLFKNAGDERLRLVKAACLLHDVSWRAHPDYRAEVVFDNATRANLGGLDHPGRIFLGVALLHRYKNSRSGTHLQELFDLLSERQLRDAEVLGKAMRFGAMLSVEKPELMGQLVWKPKKKVLQLKLHPDTRDLFGEVAQARFASLASALEAETVIT, from the coding sequence TTGGACGGACTTCTCGACGATGACGGCCCCTTCGGCCGTCCGCTTTTCAATGACCCGAAAGCCAAGGCACTCAAGCGGGTCGGGGCGATTGACGTCGGCTCCAACTCCGTGCGGATGGTGGTCTTTGACGGGGCCGCGCGTTCGCCTGCCTATTTCTTCAACGAGAAAGTCATGGCCGGCCTCGGCGCGGGCGTGTCCGAGACGGGCCATCTGAACCCGGAGGGCCGCGTGCGCGCGCTCGCCGCGCTGAAACGTTTCGCCTTGCTCGCGCGCGGCATGGGGGTGGCGCCGATGACCTGCGTCGCCACGGCTGCGGTGCGCGACGCGAGCGATGGCGAGGAGTTCCGCCAAGAGGTTTTGGAGCAGACCGGCCTCAATCTATGGGTCGCGGAAGGTGTCGAGGAAGCGCGGCTCTCGGCCCAAGGGGTGTTTTTGGGATGGCCGGAAGCGCGCGGGCTGATGTGCGATATCGGCGGCTCGTCGATGGAATTGGCGGAGCTGGGCGACGGGATCGTCGGACGCCGCGTCTCCAGCCAGATCGGGCCGCTGAAACTTCTTGAAATCAAGGGCGGAGCCAAGGCCCGCAAGAAGCTGATTGACGAGACCATCGACGGTCTGCGCGCGGAAATTGACGGCGATTACAAGACGTTGTTTCTTGTGGGCGGCTCGTGGCGCGCCATCGCCCGGCTCGACATGGAGCGGCGCGGCTATCCGCTGAAAGTGCTGCATGAGTACCGCATGTCGGCCAAATCGATCCTGCAAACGGTCAAATGGCTGCAGGGAAAAAGCGTCGAGGAGCTGCGGGCCATGACCGGCAACTCGGAAGCGCGGATGCGGCTGGTGCCCACGGCGAGCCAGGTTCTGAAAAGCCTGATCCAGCGCTTCAAACCCAAATCCGTCGCGGTCTCGAGCTACGGAATCCGCGAGGGCCTGCTCTACGAGCAGATGCCCTTTGAGCTGAAGCGCCGTGACCCGCTGATCGAGGCCTGCCGCTTTGACGAGGCGATGAATGCGCGCATCCCGGGCTTCGGCAAGTTCCTGTTCCGCTTTATTGAACCACTGTTCAAAAACGCGGGCGACGAGCGGTTGCGGCTGGTAAAGGCCGCGTGCCTGCTGCATGACGTCAGCTGGCGCGCCCATCCCGACTACCGCGCAGAGGTCGTCTTCGACAACGCCACCCGCGCCAATCTCGGCGGGCTCGACCATCCCGGGCGGATCTTCCTCGGCGTGGCGCTGCTGCACCGCTACAAGAACTCGCGCTCGGGCACGCACCTGCAAGAGCTGTTTGATCTGCTCTCCGAGCGACAGCTGCGCGATGCCGAAGTTCTGGGCAAGGCGATGCGCTTCGGTGCGATGCTGTCGGTGGAAAAGCCGGAGCTGATGGGTCAGCTGGTCTGGAAGCCGAAGAAGAAGGTGCTGCAGCTGAAGCTGCACCCCGACACCCGCGATCTGTTCGGCGAGGTGGCGCAGGCGCGCTTCGCCTCGCTTGCCTCGGCGCTTGAAGCGGAGACCGTGATCACATGA
- a CDS encoding RNA degradosome polyphosphate kinase — protein sequence MCGADFLTAGYPEPLEIGEIDPEGPSRFFNRELSWLAFNWRVLDEAQNPKVPLMERVRFLAISATNLDEFYTVRVAGLRELAHAGNTTPSSDGRTPAEQLVLIDEDARALIARQVEVWDALSEEMDAEGIVLLEGDELDTRDRSFLDSYFMSNVFPVLSPLAIDPAHPFPFIPNAGFSLALQLERPSDGRTLQALLPIPAQIERFISLPCEPGQSRFLPMEQLLILKIGELFPGYQAKGICAFRLLRDSDLEVEEEAEDLVREFEVALKRRRRGEVVRLKMSQGAPAKLRSLVMNALEVTEKDVVEISGMIGLADLGELVSAAPPQLLWPSFSPRVPERVQDNDGDMFAAIRQKDMLLHHPYESFDMVIRFLAQAARDPDVVAIKQTLYRTSNESPIVEALCEAAENGKSVTALVELKARFDEAANIRQSRKLERAGAHVVYGFINYKTHAKISTVVRREGNQLVTYTHYGTGNYHPITARIYTDLSLFTCDASLGRDATKVFNYIGGYAQPESLENLHISPSGMKDYLISMIDAEADHATAGRPAEIWAKMNAVVEADVIDALYRASQAGVKISLVVRGICALRPGIKGLSENIRVKSVVGRFLEHSRIVCFGNGSGLPSKKAKVFMSSADWMGRNLNRRVETLVEITNKTVQAQVMSQIMAANLADTAQSWVLSPDGAYVRAEVSGDDNPFNCHRFFMENPSLSGRGSAGASDVPELTHTKD from the coding sequence ATGTGCGGCGCCGATTTTCTGACGGCCGGATATCCGGAGCCGCTGGAGATCGGCGAGATCGACCCCGAGGGCCCGAGCCGCTTCTTCAACCGCGAGCTAAGCTGGCTCGCGTTCAACTGGCGCGTGCTGGACGAGGCGCAGAACCCGAAAGTGCCGCTGATGGAGCGGGTGCGGTTCCTTGCGATCTCGGCGACCAATCTTGACGAATTCTACACCGTGCGGGTCGCTGGCCTGCGAGAGCTGGCCCATGCGGGAAACACCACGCCGTCCTCGGACGGACGCACCCCGGCAGAGCAGCTGGTCCTGATAGACGAGGACGCGCGTGCACTGATCGCACGCCAGGTCGAGGTCTGGGACGCGCTGAGCGAAGAAATGGACGCCGAAGGGATTGTTCTGCTTGAAGGCGACGAGTTGGACACGCGGGACCGCTCCTTTCTCGACAGCTATTTCATGTCGAACGTGTTTCCGGTGCTCTCGCCCCTGGCCATCGACCCGGCGCACCCGTTCCCTTTCATCCCCAATGCCGGCTTCTCGCTGGCGCTGCAGCTTGAGCGCCCCTCCGACGGGCGCACCCTGCAGGCGCTTTTACCGATCCCCGCGCAGATCGAACGCTTCATCTCGCTGCCCTGTGAGCCCGGACAGTCGCGGTTCCTGCCGATGGAGCAATTGCTGATCCTCAAGATCGGCGAGCTCTTTCCCGGTTATCAGGCGAAGGGCATATGCGCGTTCCGCCTTCTGCGCGACAGCGATCTGGAGGTCGAGGAAGAGGCCGAAGACCTTGTGCGCGAGTTTGAGGTGGCGCTGAAGCGCCGCCGCAGGGGCGAGGTCGTGCGCCTGAAGATGAGCCAAGGCGCCCCGGCGAAGCTGCGCAGCCTCGTGATGAACGCGCTGGAGGTCACCGAAAAGGATGTGGTCGAGATCTCCGGCATGATTGGCCTCGCCGATCTGGGCGAGCTGGTCTCCGCCGCGCCGCCGCAGCTTTTGTGGCCGTCCTTCAGCCCGCGGGTGCCCGAGCGGGTGCAGGACAATGACGGCGACATGTTCGCGGCCATCCGTCAGAAGGACATGCTGCTCCATCACCCCTATGAGAGCTTCGATATGGTGATCCGTTTCCTTGCGCAGGCGGCGCGGGACCCGGATGTGGTGGCAATCAAGCAGACGCTCTACCGGACCTCCAATGAAAGCCCAATTGTCGAGGCTTTGTGCGAGGCCGCCGAGAACGGCAAATCCGTGACGGCATTGGTGGAGCTGAAAGCCCGGTTCGACGAGGCGGCCAACATTCGCCAATCGCGCAAGCTTGAGCGCGCGGGCGCCCATGTCGTCTACGGCTTCATCAACTATAAAACCCATGCGAAGATCTCGACCGTCGTGCGACGGGAGGGCAATCAGCTGGTCACCTACACCCACTACGGCACGGGCAACTACCACCCGATCACGGCGCGTATTTACACGGACCTGAGCCTCTTTACCTGCGACGCCTCGCTGGGGCGGGATGCCACCAAGGTGTTCAACTACATCGGCGGCTACGCGCAGCCCGAAAGCCTTGAGAATCTGCATATCTCGCCTTCGGGCATGAAGGATTATCTGATCTCGATGATCGATGCCGAGGCAGACCATGCGACCGCCGGACGGCCCGCCGAGATCTGGGCGAAGATGAATGCGGTGGTGGAGGCGGACGTCATCGATGCCCTCTACCGTGCGAGCCAGGCGGGGGTGAAGATCAGCCTCGTCGTGCGCGGCATTTGCGCCCTGCGCCCGGGCATCAAGGGTCTGTCGGAGAACATCCGGGTGAAATCCGTGGTGGGCCGCTTCCTGGAGCACTCGCGGATCGTGTGCTTTGGCAACGGCTCGGGCCTGCCGTCGAAAAAGGCCAAGGTGTTCATGTCATCGGCCGACTGGATGGGCCGCAACCTGAACCGCAGGGTCGAGACGCTGGTGGAGATCACCAACAAGACGGTGCAGGCGCAGGTGATGAGCCAGATCATGGCGGCAAACCTTGCCGACACCGCGCAAAGCTGGGTCCTGTCGCCTGATGGAGCCTATGTGCGCGCAGAGGTTTCGGGCGACGACAATCCGTTCAATTGCCACCGCTTCTTCATGGAAAACCCGTCGCTGTCAGGGCGTGGCTCCGCGGGCGCGAGCGATGTGCCGGAACTGACCCACACGAAAGACTGA
- a CDS encoding DnaA ATPase domain-containing protein, whose protein sequence is MAEQLTFTLPAKVALGREDYFVSDANAVAVAVIEDWPNWPQGKLVLAAPSGAGKTHLAMVWAAEAGAQTAAARILADPETLATGPRVVEDIDQIAGNRAAETQLFHLHNLMAERGHPLLMTSAIAPARLELALPDLRSRLEATALASLDAPDDMLLTALVVKLFSDRQIALKPEVLSYALPRLPRSFAAARRFVERMDARALAEKKTPGRGLARAVLDEIADG, encoded by the coding sequence ATGGCAGAGCAACTGACCTTCACCCTCCCAGCCAAGGTCGCGCTGGGCCGCGAAGATTATTTCGTCTCGGATGCGAACGCTGTGGCCGTTGCGGTTATTGAGGATTGGCCGAATTGGCCGCAGGGCAAGCTGGTGCTGGCCGCGCCGTCGGGCGCGGGCAAGACGCATCTGGCCATGGTCTGGGCGGCGGAAGCGGGGGCGCAGACTGCCGCGGCGCGCATTCTGGCAGATCCCGAAACCTTGGCAACCGGCCCGCGTGTGGTCGAAGATATCGACCAGATTGCGGGCAACCGTGCCGCCGAGACGCAGCTGTTTCATCTGCATAATTTGATGGCCGAGCGGGGTCATCCGCTTTTGATGACGTCGGCCATCGCCCCGGCGCGGCTCGAGCTGGCCTTGCCGGACCTGCGCTCGCGGCTGGAAGCAACGGCGCTTGCAAGCCTTGATGCGCCCGACGACATGCTGCTGACCGCGCTGGTCGTAAAGCTGTTTTCTGATCGTCAGATCGCTCTGAAGCCAGAGGTTTTGAGCTATGCCCTGCCGCGTCTGCCGCGCTCTTTCGCTGCCGCGCGCCGCTTTGTCGAGCGGATGGATGCTCGCGCACTGGCGGAGAAGAAGACCCCCGGGCGCGGCCTCGCGCGCGCGGTTCTGGACGAGATTGCCGACGGTTAA
- a CDS encoding AI-2E family transporter yields the protein MALPAREQLKYWGIVAVAFLAALWALGDVMLPFIVGGAIAYGLDPVADRLERLGASRIIATTIISIVAVLVFVLMAVLIVPLIIEQALGLFESVPGLFDQLRSFLSERVPALGDAESTLRKSLVSIGATIQEKGGQFLQSVFTSALGVINAVVFIVVVPVVAFYLLLDWDNLVAKIDDLLPRDHAPQIRKIASEIDETLASFVRGQLTVCSILGVFYAVGLMLVGLQFGLVVGVVAGLISFIPYVGALIGGALAGGLALFQFWNEPVMIGAVLAIFGGGQFLEGNILTPKLVGESVGLHPVWLMFALSVFGMLFGFVGMLVAVPVAASLGVVARFATAQYRQSRLYKGLDQSDAE from the coding sequence ATGGCGCTTCCTGCCAGAGAACAGCTGAAATACTGGGGCATCGTCGCGGTAGCATTTTTGGCTGCGCTGTGGGCCTTGGGCGATGTCATGCTGCCCTTTATCGTCGGCGGGGCGATAGCCTACGGGCTTGATCCGGTCGCCGACCGGCTGGAAAGGCTGGGCGCGAGCCGCATTATCGCGACGACAATTATTTCGATCGTGGCCGTGCTGGTTTTTGTTCTGATGGCCGTTTTGATCGTTCCTCTCATCATTGAACAGGCGTTGGGCCTGTTTGAAAGCGTCCCGGGGCTGTTTGACCAGTTGCGGAGCTTCCTGTCCGAGCGTGTCCCGGCTTTGGGCGATGCGGAGAGCACGTTGCGCAAATCTCTGGTCTCCATCGGGGCCACGATTCAGGAGAAGGGCGGGCAGTTCCTGCAAAGTGTCTTCACCTCGGCGCTTGGTGTGATCAATGCGGTCGTGTTCATCGTCGTGGTGCCGGTTGTCGCCTTCTACCTTCTGTTGGACTGGGACAATCTGGTCGCCAAGATAGACGATCTGCTGCCGCGCGATCACGCGCCGCAGATCCGCAAGATCGCCTCCGAAATCGACGAGACGCTCGCAAGTTTCGTGCGCGGCCAGCTGACCGTCTGCTCGATCCTGGGTGTCTTCTACGCGGTGGGGCTCATGCTGGTGGGCCTGCAGTTCGGCTTGGTGGTCGGCGTCGTCGCCGGGCTGATCTCGTTTATCCCCTATGTCGGCGCCCTGATCGGCGGGGCCCTGGCGGGCGGGTTGGCACTGTTCCAGTTCTGGAACGAGCCGGTAATGATCGGCGCAGTGCTGGCGATTTTTGGCGGGGGACAGTTCCTTGAAGGCAACATCCTGACCCCGAAACTGGTGGGCGAAAGCGTGGGCCTGCACCCGGTCTGGCTGATGTTCGCCCTGTCGGTCTTCGGCATGCTGTTTGGCTTCGTGGGGATGTTGGTGGCGGTGCCCGTCGCGGCCTCTCTGGGGGTCGTGGCACGGTTCGCGACGGCGCAGTACCGCCAGAGCCGCCTCTACAAGGGCCTCGACCAGAGCGACGCCGAGTAG
- the scpA gene encoding methylmalonyl-CoA mutase, with the protein MTDKKEAWRTRAEKELRGRPLDALTWDSPEGIAIQPVYTEEDAAGLDHLGSMPGEGPFTRGPRSTMYTGRPWTIRQYAGFSTAEESNAFYRKALDAGQQGVSVAFDLATHRGYDSDHERVVGDVGKAGVAIDSVEDMKILFDGIPLDQVSVSMTMNGAVIPVLASFIVAGEEQGHDRAVLSGTIQNDILKEFMVRNTYIYPPEPSMRIVSDIIAFTASDMPKFNSISISGYHMQEAGANLVQELAFTLADGREYVRAAIANGMDVDAFAGRLSFFFAIGMNFFMEAAKLRAARFLWHKIMQEFEPKKESSSMLRTHCQTSGVSLQEQDPYNNIVRTAYEAMSAVLGGTQSLHTNSFDEAIALPTAFSSRIARNTQLILQNETKVTKVVDPLAGSYYVEKLTADLADEAWKLIEEIEEMGGMTKAVASGMPKLRIEEAAALRQAQVDRGEEVIVGVNKFRLDKEDPIDILDVDNVAVRESQIKRLDQIKASRDQAACDAALAALEEGAASGDGNLLALAVEAARARATVGEISMAMEKVFGRHRAEVKTLAGVYGAAYEGDEGFAAIQKDVEAFAVEEGRRPRMLVVKMGQDGHDRGAKVIATAFADIGFDVDVGPLFQTPEEAAQDAVDNDVHVIGISSQAAGHKTLAPKLVEALKEAGAGDILVICGGVIPQQDYDFLYGAGVKAIFGPGTNIPEAAKDILSLIRKARG; encoded by the coding sequence ATGACCGACAAAAAAGAGGCGTGGCGCACGCGCGCTGAGAAAGAACTGCGGGGCCGCCCGCTGGACGCGCTGACATGGGACAGCCCTGAAGGCATCGCCATTCAGCCAGTCTACACCGAGGAGGACGCGGCCGGGCTCGACCACTTGGGCTCGATGCCGGGCGAGGGGCCGTTCACCCGCGGCCCGCGCTCGACCATGTATACCGGCAGGCCCTGGACGATCCGTCAATATGCGGGCTTCTCCACTGCCGAGGAAAGCAACGCCTTCTACCGCAAGGCGCTGGATGCTGGGCAGCAGGGTGTTTCCGTCGCCTTCGATCTGGCCACGCATCGCGGCTATGACAGCGACCACGAGCGTGTGGTTGGCGATGTTGGCAAGGCGGGCGTCGCCATCGACAGCGTCGAGGATATGAAGATCCTGTTCGACGGCATCCCGCTCGATCAGGTTTCCGTCTCGATGACCATGAACGGCGCGGTGATCCCGGTTCTGGCGTCGTTCATCGTCGCAGGCGAAGAGCAGGGCCATGACCGCGCGGTCCTGTCGGGCACGATCCAGAACGACATTCTGAAGGAATTCATGGTCCGCAACACCTACATCTATCCGCCCGAGCCTTCGATGCGGATCGTCTCGGACATCATTGCCTTCACGGCCTCTGACATGCCGAAATTCAACTCGATTTCGATCTCCGGCTACCACATGCAGGAGGCAGGCGCGAACCTGGTCCAGGAACTGGCCTTCACCCTGGCTGACGGGCGCGAATACGTGCGCGCCGCCATTGCCAATGGCATGGATGTGGATGCATTCGCCGGGCGGCTCAGCTTCTTCTTCGCCATCGGCATGAACTTCTTCATGGAGGCCGCCAAGCTGCGCGCCGCCCGCTTCCTGTGGCACAAGATCATGCAGGAATTCGAGCCGAAGAAGGAAAGCTCCTCCATGCTGCGCACCCACTGCCAGACCTCGGGCGTCAGCCTGCAAGAGCAGGATCCGTATAACAACATCGTGCGCACCGCCTACGAGGCAATGTCGGCAGTGTTGGGCGGCACGCAATCGCTGCACACCAACTCGTTTGATGAGGCAATCGCACTGCCCACGGCATTCTCGTCGCGCATCGCGCGCAACACCCAGCTGATCTTGCAGAATGAGACCAAGGTCACCAAGGTCGTCGACCCGCTTGCGGGCTCCTACTATGTCGAGAAGCTGACCGCCGATCTGGCGGATGAGGCGTGGAAACTGATCGAAGAGATCGAAGAGATGGGCGGCATGACCAAGGCCGTGGCCTCTGGCATGCCCAAACTCCGGATCGAAGAGGCCGCGGCCCTGCGTCAGGCGCAGGTGGATCGCGGCGAAGAGGTGATCGTCGGCGTCAACAAGTTCCGGCTGGATAAGGAAGACCCGATCGACATCCTCGATGTCGATAACGTGGCCGTGCGCGAGAGCCAGATCAAACGGCTCGACCAGATCAAGGCGAGCCGCGATCAGGCCGCCTGCGATGCGGCATTGGCCGCGTTGGAAGAGGGGGCAGCATCAGGTGACGGCAACCTGCTGGCGCTGGCCGTCGAGGCCGCGCGGGCGCGGGCAACAGTTGGGGAAATCAGCATGGCGATGGAAAAAGTGTTTGGCCGCCACCGGGCGGAAGTGAAGACGCTCGCGGGCGTCTACGGGGCGGCCTATGAGGGCGATGAAGGCTTCGCCGCGATTCAGAAAGATGTCGAGGCCTTCGCCGTAGAAGAAGGCCGCCGCCCGCGCATGCTGGTGGTCAAGATGGGCCAGGACGGGCATGACCGCGGTGCCAAGGTAATTGCGACGGCCTTTGCCGATATCGGCTTTGATGTGGACGTGGGTCCGTTGTTCCAGACCCCGGAGGAGGCCGCGCAGGACGCGGTGGACAATGATGTGCATGTCATCGGCATCTCAAGTCAGGCGGCCGGCCACAAGACACTGGCCCCGAAACTGGTCGAGGCGCTGAAAGAGGCGGGCGCGGGCGACATCTTGGTGATCTGCGGCGGGGTCATCCCGCAACAGGACTACGATTTCCTCTACGGCGCGGGGGTGAAGGCCATCTTTGGCCCCGGCACCAACATTCCAGAGGCTGCCAAGGACATCCTATCGCTGATCCGCAAAGCGCGCGGGTAA
- a CDS encoding DUF4174 domain-containing protein, whose amino-acid sequence MKYATAFVLTAFFAAAAGAQTTEEAGVEAAMEVVPMDEVEVNLNDFLWTKRPVVVFADTDADPRFQRQMELLSERLPELEARDVVILTDTDPSSLSPLRKKLRPRGFMLVLIGKDGGVKLRKPFPWDVREISRSIDKMPLRLQELRDQRAAQDAELND is encoded by the coding sequence ATGAAATACGCTACAGCATTTGTTTTGACAGCTTTTTTCGCGGCTGCGGCCGGCGCACAAACCACCGAAGAGGCGGGGGTCGAAGCCGCCATGGAAGTCGTTCCGATGGACGAAGTTGAAGTAAATTTGAACGACTTTTTGTGGACCAAACGGCCCGTGGTCGTCTTTGCGGATACCGATGCTGACCCGCGCTTCCAGCGCCAGATGGAGCTGTTGTCCGAACGTCTGCCAGAGCTCGAGGCCCGTGATGTGGTCATTCTGACCGACACGGACCCAAGTTCGCTGAGCCCGCTGCGCAAGAAATTGCGCCCGCGCGGCTTCATGCTGGTGCTGATCGGCAAAGATGGCGGCGTGAAGCTGCGCAAGCCGTTCCCATGGGATGTGCGCGAGATTTCGCGTTCTATCGACAAGATGCCCTTGCGGCTGCAAGAGCTGCGCGACCAACGGGCGGCCCAAGACGCCGAGCTGAACGATTGA
- a CDS encoding acetyl-CoA carboxylase biotin carboxylase subunit → MFKKILIANRGEIACRVIKTARKMGIKTVAIYSDADAQALHVRMADEAVHIGPAPANQSYIVIDKVMAAIKETGAEAVHPGYGFLSENAKFAEALEKAGVAFIGPPKGAIEKMGDKITSKKIAQDAKVSTVPGHMGLIEDAEEAVKISSEIGYPVMIKASAGGGGKGMRIAWNDEDAREGFQSSKNEAANSFGDDRIFIEKFVTQPRHIEIQVLADGHGNCIYLGERECSIQRRNQKVIEEAPSPFLDEATRKAMGEQSCALAQAVGYTSAGTVEFIVDGERNFYFLEMNTRLQVEHPVTELITGVDLVEQMIRVAYGEKLALKQSDIKLNGWAMESRLYAEDPYRNFLPSIGRLTRYRPPAEVAKETRAVRNDTGVYEGGEISMYYDPMIAKLCSWGPTRGEAIEHMRTALDSFEVEGIGHNLPFCAAVMEHPKFVSGNITTAFIEEEYPEGFEGVALSGDVLARIASSAAAMHRVAEIRRARISGTMDNHRRKVGRDWVVTLQGEQFEVKIKADKKGATVKHADGSKHRVTSDWTPGDSLAVLKVDGEKLVLKIDKITGGFRVRHRGADLKVHVRTPRQAELAALMIEKLPPDTSKMLLCPMPGLIVKVDVAEGDEVQEGQALCTVEAMKMENILRAERKGRVSKINAGAGDNLAVDDVIMEFE, encoded by the coding sequence ATGTTCAAGAAAATCCTGATCGCCAACCGGGGCGAGATTGCCTGCCGCGTCATCAAGACAGCCCGCAAGATGGGCATCAAGACCGTGGCGATCTATTCTGACGCCGACGCGCAGGCGCTCCATGTGCGGATGGCGGATGAGGCGGTCCATATTGGCCCGGCACCCGCCAACCAGTCCTATATCGTCATCGACAAGGTGATGGCAGCGATCAAGGAGACCGGTGCAGAGGCCGTGCACCCGGGCTACGGCTTCCTGTCGGAAAACGCGAAATTCGCCGAGGCGCTGGAGAAGGCGGGCGTGGCCTTCATCGGGCCGCCCAAAGGCGCCATTGAGAAGATGGGTGACAAGATCACCTCGAAGAAAATCGCTCAAGACGCGAAAGTCTCCACCGTGCCGGGCCATATGGGCCTGATCGAGGATGCCGAGGAAGCCGTGAAGATCTCGTCCGAGATCGGCTACCCGGTGATGATCAAGGCCTCCGCCGGGGGCGGCGGCAAGGGCATGCGCATCGCATGGAATGATGAGGACGCTCGCGAAGGGTTTCAGTCGTCGAAGAACGAGGCCGCCAACAGCTTTGGCGATGACCGCATCTTCATCGAGAAGTTTGTCACCCAGCCGCGCCACATTGAAATTCAGGTGCTCGCCGACGGGCATGGCAACTGCATCTATCTGGGCGAGCGGGAATGCTCGATCCAGCGCCGCAACCAGAAGGTGATCGAAGAAGCGCCGTCGCCGTTTCTGGATGAAGCGACCCGCAAAGCGATGGGCGAGCAATCCTGCGCCTTGGCTCAAGCGGTGGGCTACACCAGCGCGGGCACGGTGGAGTTCATCGTCGATGGCGAGCGCAACTTCTACTTTCTGGAGATGAACACCCGCCTGCAGGTGGAACACCCGGTGACCGAGCTGATCACCGGCGTCGACCTCGTCGAACAGATGATCCGCGTCGCCTATGGCGAGAAGCTGGCGTTGAAGCAGTCCGATATCAAGCTGAACGGCTGGGCCATGGAATCGCGGCTTTATGCCGAAGATCCATATCGCAACTTCCTGCCCTCCATCGGACGGCTGACCCGCTACCGACCGCCCGCCGAGGTCGCGAAAGAGACGCGCGCGGTGCGCAATGACACCGGCGTCTACGAGGGCGGCGAGATTTCGATGTATTATGACCCGATGATCGCCAAGCTGTGCTCATGGGGGCCGACCCGGGGCGAGGCGATTGAGCATATGCGCACCGCGCTGGACAGTTTCGAGGTCGAAGGCATCGGGCACAACCTGCCGTTCTGCGCTGCCGTGATGGAACACCCGAAATTTGTGTCGGGCAATATCACCACGGCCTTTATCGAGGAAGAATACCCCGAAGGGTTCGAAGGCGTCGCGCTGTCGGGCGATGTGCTGGCGCGCATCGCATCGTCGGCCGCTGCCATGCACCGGGTGGCCGAAATTCGCCGCGCGCGCATCTCGGGCACCATGGACAATCACCGCCGCAAAGTGGGCCGCGACTGGGTCGTGACCCTGCAAGGTGAGCAGTTCGAGGTGAAGATCAAGGCCGACAAGAAAGGTGCTACGGTCAAGCATGCCGATGGCAGCAAGCATCGCGTGACCTCTGACTGGACGCCGGGCGATAGCCTCGCGGTGCTCAAGGTCGATGGCGAGAAGCTGGTGCTGAAGATCGACAAGATCACCGGCGGCTTCCGCGTGCGCCACCGCGGCGCGGACCTGAAAGTCCATGTCCGCACGCCCCGTCAGGCGGAGCTGGCTGCGCTGATGATCGAGAAGCTGCCGCCCGATACCTCCAAGATGCTGCTCTGCCCGATGCCGGGCCTGATCGTGAAGGTCGACGTGGCCGAAGGCGACGAGGTGCAGGAAGGTCAGGCGCTGTGCACGGTCGAGGCAATGAAAATGGAAAACATCCTGCGCGCCGAGCGCAAAGGCCGCGTCTCGAAGATCAACGCAGGCGCCGGCGACAATCTGGCGGTAGACGACGTGATCATGGAGTTCGAATAG